The following proteins are encoded in a genomic region of Melopsittacus undulatus isolate bMelUnd1 chromosome 8, bMelUnd1.mat.Z, whole genome shotgun sequence:
- the SLC40A1 gene encoding ferroportin has product MARGAEPAGERRRCGSVVAYFTSAKFLLYLGHALSTWGDRMWHFAVSVFLVELYGNSLLLTAVYGLVVAGSVLLLGAIIGDWVDKNSRLKVAQTSLVVQNASVILCGIILMVIFLFKTQLLTLYHGWLLTMCYILVITIANIANLASTATAITIQRDWIVVIAGEDRSKLADMNATIRRIDQLTNILAPVAVGQIMTFGSPMIGCGFISGWNLMSMCVEYLLLWKVYQKTPTLALKSAKVEESELKQLNVKKESDMKPAEGVQLIVEKDVTGFEPQQEKEMSCSARIAEPFITFRDGWVAYYNQPVFLAGMGLAFLYMTVLGFDCITTGYAYTQGLSGSVLSLLMGASAVTGIMGTVAFTWLRRKCGLVRTGLISGVAQFACLVLCAVSVFMPGSPMDLTVSPFADISARLFESEPLPAITSPEDKPEVFFTTEMPNLLNGSTTLANSNPEMSPEPVPLLSVSLLFAGVIAARVGLWSFDLTVTQLLQENVVESERGIINGVQNSMNYLLDLLHFIMVILAPNPEAFGLLVLISVSFVAMGHIMYFRFAQKTLGKQLFSCRTPDPKVSDSSPTGNTSTV; this is encoded by the exons ATGGCGCGGGGAGCGGAGCCGGCGGGCGAGCGGCGGCGCTGCG GATCTGTGGTTGCCTATTTTACCTCGGCAAAGTTTCTCCTTTACCTTGGGCATGCACTGTCCACTTGG GGAGATCGTATGTGGCATTTTGCTGTGTCTGTATTCCTGGTTGAACTCTATGGAAACAGCTTACTCTTGACTGCAGTCTATGGACTGGTTGTGGCTGGATCAGTTCTTCTCCTGGGAGCCATTATTGGAGACTGGGTGGACAAGAACTCCAGGCTCAAAG tgGCCCAGACATCCCTGGTTGTACAGAATGCATCCGTCATCCTGTGTGGTATTATCCTGATGGTTATCTTCTTGTTTAAGACACAGCTTTTGACCTTATACCATGGATGGCTTCTT ACGATGTGTTATATCCTGGTTATCACAATAGCAAATATTGCCAATTTGGCCAGCACTGCCACAGCAATCACAATTCAGAGGGACTGGATTGTTGTGATTGCAGGGGAAGACAGAAGCAAACTGGCAG ATATGAATGCCACAATAAGAAGAATTGATCAGTTGACCAATATCTTGGCCCCAGTGGCAGTTGGTCAGATAATGACATTTGGCTCCCCAATGATTGGCTGTGGATTCATTTCTGGTTGGAACCTGATGTCGATGTGTGTGGAATATCTGCTGCTCTGGAAGGTTTATCAGAAAACCCCTACTCTGGCTCTCAAATCTGCAAAAGTTGAAGAATCAGAACTGAAACAGCTGAATGTAAAGAAAG AGAGTGACATGAAACCTGCCGAAGGAGTGCAGTTGATTGTTGAAAAAGATGTAACTGGCTTTGAGCCCCAACAGGAGAAGGAGATGAGCTGCAGTGCCCGGATTGCTGAGCCTTTCATCACATTCCGTGATGGATGGGTTGCGTACTACAACCAGCCAGTGTTTCTTGCAGGCATGGGTCTTGCCTTTCTGTATATGACTGTTCTGGGCTTTGATTGTATTACTACAGGCTATGCCTACACTCAGGGTTTGAGTGGCTCAGTGCTAAGTCTCCTGATGGGTGCCTCAGCAGTCACTGGAATCATGGGAACAGTAGCTTTCACTTGGCTTCGTCGCAAATGCGGCCTGGTTCGCACCGGTCTCATCTCTGGAGTTGCTCAATTTGCTTGCCTGGTCTTATGTGCTGTCTCTGTGTTTATGCCTGGAAGCCCTATGGATTTGACTGTCTCCCCATTTGCTGACATCAGTGCTAGGCTGTTTGAAAGTGAACCATTACCTGCTATAACATCTCCAGAAGATAAGCCTGAAGTGTTTTTTACAACTGAAATGCCCAACTTGTTAAACGGGTCTACTACTCTGGCTAACAGCAACCCAGAGATGAGTCCTGAGCCTGTGCCTTTGCTCTCTGTTAGTCTCCTGTTTGCAGGAGTCATTGCTGCTAGAGTTG GCCTTTGGTCCTTTGATTTGACTGTCACACAGTTGCTCCAAGAAAATGTGGTAGAATCTGAAAGAGGAATCATAAACGGTGTCCAAAACTCCATGAATTATCTTCTTGATTTGCTGCACTTCATCATGGTCATCTTGGCCCCAAATCCTGAAGCTTTTGGCTTATTGGTGCTGATTTCTGTGTCTTTTGTTGCCATGGGCCACATAATGTACTTCAGATTTGCACAGAAAACCTTGGGAAAACAACTTTTTTCATGCCGCACTCCTGATCCCAAAGTGTCTGACAGTTCACCAACTGGTAATACATCTACTGTCTGA